From a single Streptomyces sp. NBC_00377 genomic region:
- the eccD gene encoding type VII secretion integral membrane protein EccD, whose translation MSIAAATGEGRGAGAAPAAGTGLGFCRVTIVAPDSRIDVALPDDVPVADIHPEILRLSRQSPAEGAPVGYHLVRRDGTVLDSSRSFAAQHILDGELLTLRPFSESLPPAVFDDVSEAVASAVTREHTLWSGELTRAAGLVGGGVLPALLAFVAWTGDPRHDMHGLPGVLAAVVGVLLAALACVRARVYDDRGSAVALGLGALPNVGVAGSGLLPLADGQGIGRLQFLLACAAVLLAAVLLTLCSPRGDGPFVAFVVAAGTGLAAVFAAILAHWTPAETAALCAPVGVGALAFLPGLSMRFARLPIGFDAPASAPRGPYGADPAPREPVDAERITAQARRGHELLVGLVGGSAVITVGACAVLGFSDDVWARLLALATGIALLMRAHLFRYTAQVAPVLAAGLGSLVLLGLGLALHPPHSAVRDALTGDRTDLDIRTVWLVAAIAAASAVVTAIGLIGSRGGLTPFWGRFTEIAEGFVLLTLVPLALAVFDVYAAARSMTG comes from the coding sequence GTGAGTATCGCGGCAGCCACCGGAGAAGGGCGCGGCGCGGGAGCCGCCCCCGCGGCGGGGACGGGGCTCGGCTTCTGCCGGGTCACCATCGTCGCCCCCGACAGCCGGATCGACGTGGCGCTGCCCGACGACGTGCCGGTCGCCGACATCCACCCGGAGATCCTCAGGCTCTCCCGGCAGAGCCCGGCCGAGGGCGCCCCGGTCGGCTACCACCTCGTCCGCCGGGACGGCACCGTCCTCGACAGTTCCCGTTCGTTCGCCGCCCAGCACATCCTCGACGGCGAACTCCTCACCCTGCGCCCCTTCTCCGAGTCACTGCCGCCCGCCGTCTTCGACGACGTGTCGGAGGCGGTCGCCTCGGCCGTGACACGCGAGCACACCCTGTGGAGCGGCGAGCTGACCCGTGCCGCGGGACTCGTCGGCGGAGGCGTCCTGCCCGCCCTGCTCGCCTTCGTCGCCTGGACCGGCGACCCGCGCCACGACATGCACGGCCTCCCCGGAGTCCTCGCGGCCGTCGTCGGTGTCCTGCTGGCCGCCCTCGCCTGTGTCCGGGCCCGCGTCTACGACGACCGGGGCTCCGCCGTCGCCCTCGGACTCGGCGCGCTGCCCAACGTCGGCGTGGCGGGCTCGGGACTGCTGCCGCTCGCGGACGGCCAGGGCATCGGCAGACTCCAGTTCCTGCTGGCCTGCGCCGCGGTGCTCCTCGCGGCGGTGCTCCTGACCCTGTGCTCGCCGCGCGGGGACGGTCCGTTCGTCGCCTTCGTGGTCGCCGCCGGGACCGGACTGGCTGCGGTGTTCGCGGCGATCCTCGCGCACTGGACGCCGGCCGAGACCGCCGCCCTGTGCGCCCCTGTCGGCGTGGGCGCGCTGGCCTTCCTGCCCGGACTCTCCATGCGCTTCGCCCGTCTGCCGATCGGCTTCGACGCGCCGGCCTCCGCTCCCCGCGGCCCGTACGGAGCCGATCCCGCCCCGCGTGAACCGGTCGACGCCGAGCGGATCACCGCACAGGCCCGCCGCGGACACGAGCTCCTGGTGGGACTGGTCGGCGGCAGTGCGGTGATCACGGTCGGCGCCTGCGCGGTCCTGGGGTTCTCCGACGACGTCTGGGCCCGGCTCCTCGCCCTGGCCACGGGAATCGCGCTGCTGATGCGCGCCCACCTCTTCCGCTACACCGCCCAGGTCGCACCGGTGCTGGCGGCGGGGCTCGGCTCCCTCGTCCTGCTCGGACTCGGTCTGGCGCTGCACCCCCCGCACTCGGCGGTCCGCGACGCGCTGACGGGCGACCGCACCGACCTGGACATCCGGACCGTCTGGCTGGTCGCGGCGATCGCGGCGGCGTCCGCGGTCGTCACCGCCATCGGCCTGATCGGCTCGCGCGGCGGCCTCACCCCGTTCTGGGGCCGTTTCACGGAGATCGCCGAGGGCTTCGTGCTGCTGACGCTCGTACCGCTGGCCCTGGCCGTCTTCGACGTGTACGCGGCCGCCCGGTCGATGACGGGCTGA
- a CDS encoding WXG100 family type VII secretion target: MVDRKLNDGDVQKLQREVIDRYDNIRGSLAKLQGTIDMIERAWTGQGANAFNVKQTEINGHMVAIGKMLDDFLEGIHMTKTDKQNLEDQITADMNKISVDDLGGKTSALNSY, encoded by the coding sequence ATGGTCGACCGCAAGCTAAACGACGGCGATGTACAGAAGCTCCAGAGGGAAGTCATCGACCGCTACGACAACATCCGTGGCTCCCTCGCGAAGCTGCAGGGAACGATCGACATGATCGAGCGGGCTTGGACGGGACAGGGCGCCAACGCCTTCAACGTCAAGCAGACCGAGATCAACGGCCATATGGTCGCGATCGGCAAGATGCTCGACGACTTCCTCGAGGGCATCCACATGACCAAGACCGACAAGCAGAACCTCGAAGACCAGATCACCGCCGACATGAACAAGATCTCGGTCGACGACCTGGGTGGGAAGACTTCGGCGCTCAACAGCTACTGA
- the mycP gene encoding type VII secretion-associated serine protease mycosin — protein MVTATLLTAATATVLAPPAWAADKLPYSDQCTFPNGVYPGRPWALQRVLLDELWSRSKGEGVRVAVIDTGVDVKNPQLIEAVDAKAGRNLLPKNLKDDDGDPIERGAENGTTDTVGHGTKVAGIIAARPLDGTGFVGLAPEATIIPVQQNDAEGHGDTKSLAEAIRYAVRAGAGVINISQDTSNALRPSDDLERAVDEALDRKIVVVASAGNNGVGGNVKETYPASYEGVLAVAASDRNNERASFSQSGDFVGVAAPGVDIVSTVPQGGHCADNGTSFSAPYVAGVAALLKARHPDWTAREIVAQIEQTAERTIAGHDRLVGWGVVDPVRALTEDDHPIESPAPQDGLTRAEAPSPATFHTGETPDERNTRLATYVVVAAAALAAGLSGTAVAIRDARRRGRRVAGAE, from the coding sequence ATGGTGACGGCCACCCTCCTCACGGCGGCCACGGCCACGGTGCTCGCGCCTCCCGCGTGGGCCGCGGACAAGCTGCCCTACTCGGACCAGTGCACGTTCCCCAACGGCGTGTACCCGGGCCGCCCCTGGGCCCTTCAGCGCGTCCTCCTGGACGAACTGTGGAGCCGCTCCAAGGGCGAAGGAGTCCGCGTGGCCGTCATCGACACGGGTGTGGACGTGAAGAACCCGCAGCTCATTGAGGCGGTCGACGCGAAGGCCGGCCGCAACCTGCTGCCGAAGAACCTCAAGGACGACGACGGCGACCCCATCGAGCGCGGCGCCGAGAACGGCACCACGGACACCGTCGGGCACGGCACCAAGGTCGCCGGCATCATCGCGGCCCGCCCCCTCGACGGCACCGGCTTCGTGGGCCTGGCCCCCGAGGCGACGATCATCCCGGTCCAGCAGAACGACGCCGAGGGCCACGGTGACACCAAGTCCCTCGCCGAGGCGATCCGTTACGCCGTCCGGGCCGGGGCCGGGGTCATCAACATCTCCCAGGACACGTCGAACGCGCTCCGGCCCTCCGACGACCTGGAACGGGCCGTCGACGAGGCCCTGGACCGGAAGATCGTGGTCGTGGCGTCCGCGGGCAACAACGGCGTCGGCGGCAACGTCAAGGAGACCTACCCGGCGTCCTACGAGGGCGTCCTCGCGGTCGCCGCCTCGGACCGCAACAACGAGCGCGCCTCCTTCTCCCAGTCCGGCGACTTCGTCGGCGTGGCGGCCCCCGGAGTCGACATCGTCTCCACGGTCCCCCAGGGCGGCCACTGCGCCGACAACGGTACGAGCTTCTCGGCGCCGTACGTCGCGGGCGTGGCCGCGCTGCTCAAGGCGAGGCACCCGGACTGGACGGCCCGCGAGATCGTCGCCCAGATCGAACAGACGGCGGAACGCACCATCGCGGGCCACGACCGGCTCGTCGGCTGGGGCGTCGTCGACCCGGTCCGCGCCCTGACGGAGGACGACCACCCCATCGAGTCCCCGGCCCCCCAGGACGGCCTGACCAGAGCCGAGGCCCCGAGCCCCGCCACCTTCCACACCGGCGAAACCCCCGACGAACGCAACACCCGCCTCGCCACCTACGTCGTCGTGGCAGCGGCGGCACTGGCCGCGGGCCTCAGCGGCACGGCGGTCGCGATCCGGGACGCGCGCCGACGGGGGCGGAGGGTCGCGGGGGCGGAGTAG
- a CDS encoding S8 family serine peptidase has translation MVAKISRRGGQDAFFAGRKGRRVAAVCSALGALAVFSAGLAPGASATDVQSQQWYLTAMKAEEMWKVSTGKGVKVAVVDTGVNPETNALKGQVLVGEVPRAVDYKATDDSSGHGTSMAELIAGTGSGGGLKGLAPGAKIVPFRVAIRGVDNATEKRKIPVLADVIKSIADSDIRIISMSITSDIDDPEDLEAIKYAQSKGKLMIAGTGNDAQKKNFIGYPAAYPYVVGVAASDESGKTGKFSEHGNYVDLASPGLNVPTWCDNTFRSYCTSQGTSQATAIASASAALIWSAHPKWTANQVLASLIDTAGRDWARNDPSTYLGYGLIRPRKVLENSAFNPGPANTDPLARENATGVTDEAGNKPSASASAPQPSKATGGGKTSAVASTSDTSDNTTMWIALGAAAAALALGGGAFAVIRSRRSA, from the coding sequence ATGGTTGCAAAGATCAGCCGACGTGGAGGGCAGGACGCCTTCTTCGCGGGACGAAAGGGGAGACGGGTTGCTGCCGTCTGTTCAGCGCTCGGCGCCTTGGCTGTCTTCTCGGCAGGTCTGGCTCCTGGTGCGTCGGCCACCGACGTCCAGTCCCAGCAGTGGTACCTGACGGCGATGAAAGCCGAAGAGATGTGGAAGGTGAGTACCGGCAAGGGCGTCAAGGTGGCCGTTGTCGATACGGGGGTCAATCCCGAGACGAATGCGCTAAAGGGGCAGGTGCTCGTCGGGGAAGTGCCTAGAGCTGTCGATTACAAAGCGACGGACGACTCTTCGGGTCACGGAACAAGTATGGCAGAATTGATCGCTGGTACTGGCTCCGGTGGAGGACTCAAGGGCCTAGCCCCGGGGGCGAAGATCGTTCCCTTTCGGGTCGCGATCCGCGGAGTGGACAACGCCACCGAGAAGCGGAAGATACCCGTACTGGCGGACGTGATTAAATCAATTGCCGACAGCGACATCCGAATCATCAGCATGTCCATCACCAGCGATATTGATGACCCTGAAGATCTCGAGGCGATCAAGTACGCCCAGTCCAAGGGGAAGTTGATGATTGCCGGTACGGGTAATGATGCACAAAAGAAGAACTTCATCGGATACCCCGCCGCCTACCCCTACGTAGTCGGTGTGGCAGCATCTGACGAATCCGGAAAAACTGGAAAGTTCTCCGAACACGGCAACTATGTCGACCTGGCATCCCCCGGTCTGAACGTCCCGACTTGGTGCGACAACACGTTCCGTTCCTACTGCACCAGCCAGGGCACCAGCCAAGCCACCGCCATCGCCTCCGCCTCCGCGGCTCTCATCTGGTCCGCCCACCCCAAGTGGACCGCGAACCAGGTCCTCGCCAGCCTGATCGACACCGCCGGACGCGACTGGGCGAGGAACGACCCGAGCACGTACCTCGGCTACGGACTGATCCGTCCCCGCAAGGTGCTGGAGAACAGCGCCTTCAACCCCGGCCCGGCCAACACCGACCCGCTCGCCAGGGAGAACGCGACGGGCGTCACGGACGAGGCAGGCAACAAACCCTCCGCATCGGCATCGGCGCCGCAGCCCTCGAAGGCCACCGGGGGCGGCAAGACCTCGGCGGTTGCATCAACCTCGGACACCTCCGACAACACCACGATGTGGATCGCGCTCGGAGCGGCAGCGGCGGCCCTGGCGCTGGGCGGCGGCGCCTTCGCGGTGATCCGGTCCCGGCGAAGCGCATGA
- the eccB gene encoding type VII secretion protein EccB — translation MASRRDQLNAYTFAKRRMLAAFLQSSPDGSEEGAPRPLRAILPGIVVGVIVMAVFGAWGMFRPTAPKGWDVPNAKVIVASKSTTRYVVLRTGDEVQLHPVLNMASAKLLLEEGQGDVVTVSESVLDNGKIPHGVTVGIPYAPDRLPSASEAGQAKRWVVCERPAAGGGGSVQKAALVLAAREKEATEGADRLRGGQLLYVADPVGKRYVVDADGTAYPVGKSDELLLRAVVGSGREPQRVSAEWLATLHQGDPIAFPDIPGQPGEPAGAPGQLDTSADRVGMVLKAFDNNTEQYYVVLEGRVAPVSAFVAQLLLFSKELAPLGQAGHARELSPGALVPGQAFGTEHRWPTGDPAPVNDASGAAGSRSTICTVLRGVNAGSGATTLSTWAGTDFPAKLPTGSSSAYVTPGSGQLYRQFQGEATKAGPVFLVTDTGLRYVLQSNGDSATDDAGIGTTAEQRAKQQQEAQQAQTLLGYKDVDPAPVPAAWSKFLPTGPRLSTAAARQPQGS, via the coding sequence ATGGCATCTCGGCGGGACCAGCTCAACGCCTACACCTTCGCGAAGCGGCGGATGCTCGCGGCCTTTCTCCAGTCCTCGCCCGACGGCTCGGAGGAAGGGGCGCCGCGCCCGTTGCGCGCGATCCTGCCCGGGATCGTCGTCGGGGTGATCGTGATGGCCGTCTTCGGGGCCTGGGGCATGTTCCGGCCCACCGCGCCCAAGGGCTGGGACGTGCCCAACGCCAAGGTGATCGTCGCGAGCAAGTCCACCACGCGCTACGTCGTGCTGCGGACCGGCGACGAGGTGCAACTGCACCCGGTCCTCAACATGGCCTCCGCCAAACTGCTCCTCGAGGAGGGACAGGGCGACGTGGTGACCGTCTCGGAGTCGGTGCTCGACAACGGCAAGATCCCGCACGGCGTCACCGTGGGCATCCCGTACGCCCCCGACCGGCTGCCCTCGGCGTCCGAGGCGGGCCAGGCGAAGCGCTGGGTGGTCTGCGAGCGGCCGGCCGCGGGCGGCGGGGGCTCCGTCCAGAAGGCGGCACTGGTCCTCGCCGCCCGGGAGAAGGAGGCCACCGAGGGCGCGGACCGTCTGCGCGGGGGCCAACTCCTGTACGTGGCGGACCCGGTCGGCAAGCGCTACGTCGTGGACGCGGACGGTACCGCCTACCCGGTGGGCAAGAGCGACGAGTTGCTGCTGCGCGCGGTGGTCGGTTCCGGCCGGGAGCCCCAACGGGTGTCCGCGGAGTGGCTGGCGACCCTCCACCAGGGCGACCCGATCGCCTTCCCCGACATCCCCGGGCAGCCGGGCGAGCCGGCCGGCGCACCGGGCCAGCTGGACACGTCGGCCGACCGGGTCGGCATGGTGCTCAAGGCGTTCGACAACAACACCGAGCAGTACTACGTGGTGTTGGAAGGCCGCGTCGCTCCCGTGTCCGCCTTCGTCGCCCAGCTCCTGCTGTTCAGCAAGGAACTGGCCCCCCTCGGCCAGGCCGGTCACGCCCGTGAGCTGAGCCCCGGTGCCCTCGTGCCGGGGCAGGCGTTCGGCACCGAGCACCGCTGGCCCACCGGCGACCCGGCGCCGGTCAACGACGCCTCGGGGGCCGCCGGGAGCCGCAGCACGATCTGCACCGTCCTGCGCGGTGTGAACGCGGGCTCGGGCGCGACGACCCTCAGCACCTGGGCCGGCACGGACTTCCCCGCCAAGCTGCCCACCGGCTCCTCCAGCGCCTATGTGACGCCGGGTTCCGGTCAGCTCTACCGCCAGTTCCAGGGCGAGGCGACCAAGGCGGGACCGGTCTTCCTCGTCACCGACACGGGCCTGCGCTACGTCCTGCAGTCCAACGGCGACAGCGCGACGGACGACGCGGGCATCGGCACCACCGCCGAACAGCGCGCGAAGCAGCAGCAGGAGGCCCAGCAGGCCCAGACGCTGCTGGGTTACAAGGACGTCGACCCGGCGCCCGTCCCGGCCGCCTGGTCGAAGTTCCTGCCCACCGGCCCCCGTCTGTCGACAGCGGCGGCCCGTCAGCCCCAGGGCTCGTGA
- the eccCa gene encoding type VII secretion protein EccCa, with protein MSHIVVKRQPRALPSEVPTGEVVVQPPPELPRGHQESVLMQLLPTLGMGGSVVFFFTSGQPFMRIMGMVMIASTVAMSIAMVVRFRRGSQGQLADLRRDYLSYLAQIRRTALDTARAQRDAQYYLHPAPEQLWALVAEGSRVWERRPGDEDFAQVRVGLGPQTLATPLVAPETGPVEQLEPLTAGAMQRFLAVHDSLDDLPMAVSLRAFSHVTVSGEPGAVRSCVRALAGSLAALHSSEDLVLVVAAGREELPHWEWAKWLPHVQAAGAVDGAGSRRLIGADTRELENLLGARLTGRPRFHPHATPLPDEPHIVVVLDGVSLPPDSVLANAEGLQGVTVLEIVPGELSGAGGELDIVVQPGALRLESGNGAVYEGTPDALSPESAEALARQLAPLRMASGGDDDEPLLANLEFTDLLNLGDAASVDTRRTWRPRSLAERLRVPIGVGEDGRPVMLDLKEAAQEGMGPHGLCVGATGSGKSELLRTLVLGLAVTHSSETLNFVLADFKGGATFAGMAQMPHVAAVITNLADDLTLVDRMGDSIRGELNRRQELLRDAGNYANIHDYEKARAAGAALQPIPSLVLVIDEFSELLTAKPDFIEMFVQIGRIGRSLGVHLLLASQRLEEGRLRGLETYLSYRVGLRTFSAAESRAALGVPDAYSLPNVPGSGFLKFGTDEMVRFKAAYVSGVYRSGGQRTAPGGGPLPVDRRPVLFTSAEVPVRYAAVPAPRASGDAEVDDALADTVLDVIVRRLEAQGPAAHQVWLPPLDSPPSLDALLPGLTAVPGRGLTQPGYEGAGRLVVPVGLVDKPFEQRRDSLWADFSGAAGHMQIVGGPQSGKSTLLRSLICSFALTHTPAEVQFYGLDFGGGGMASVAGLPHVGGVASRLDPERVRRTVAEVYGVLTRREEYFRSAGIPSIAEFRARRARGDISVTDQPWGDVFLVIDGWGNFRADYEALDQIVHEIAARGLGYGVHLVLTASRSMEVRAALKDHLMNRLELRLGDTMDSEIDRKVAANVPAGVPGRGQSPQKLHFMTAVPRIDGLASDTDLADATQALTAEVSRQWQAAPAPEVRLLPREFPAGSLPPGGRFPQRGVAFALDEDRLEPVYVDFEQDPFFLVFGESESGKSNLLRLLIKQLTERYSGDECKLFVVDNRRSLLDVTPDSHLAEYIPMSNSMDHHMAALADLMKRRAPTAEVTARQLRDRSWWRGPTVFVVVDDYDLVATSSGNPLAGLTELLPFARDVGVRFIVARSTAGAGRASYEAFMQRIKELGAQGVVLAGDPGEGDLLGGVRPRPMPAGRGVFVSRRRGKPLVQVGWVPEEG; from the coding sequence GTGAGCCACATCGTCGTGAAGCGCCAGCCACGGGCGCTGCCGTCCGAGGTGCCCACGGGCGAGGTCGTCGTGCAGCCTCCGCCGGAACTGCCGCGGGGGCATCAGGAGAGCGTGCTGATGCAACTGCTGCCGACGCTCGGCATGGGCGGTTCGGTGGTCTTCTTCTTCACGAGCGGGCAGCCGTTCATGCGCATCATGGGCATGGTCATGATCGCCTCCACGGTGGCCATGTCGATCGCGATGGTGGTGCGGTTCCGGCGAGGGTCCCAGGGGCAGTTGGCGGACCTGCGCCGCGACTACCTGAGCTATCTGGCGCAGATCCGGCGCACCGCCCTCGACACCGCCCGGGCGCAGCGTGACGCGCAGTACTACCTGCACCCCGCCCCCGAGCAGTTGTGGGCGCTGGTCGCCGAGGGCAGCCGGGTGTGGGAACGGCGGCCGGGTGACGAGGACTTCGCGCAGGTCCGCGTCGGCCTCGGCCCGCAGACTCTCGCCACCCCGCTGGTCGCTCCGGAGACCGGCCCGGTGGAACAGCTGGAGCCGCTGACCGCGGGCGCGATGCAGCGCTTCCTCGCCGTCCACGACAGCCTGGACGACCTGCCGATGGCGGTGTCCCTGCGCGCCTTCTCCCACGTCACGGTCAGCGGCGAGCCGGGGGCGGTCCGCTCCTGTGTCCGTGCCCTGGCCGGTTCGCTGGCCGCGCTGCACTCCTCCGAGGACCTGGTCCTCGTCGTCGCGGCGGGCCGGGAGGAACTCCCGCACTGGGAGTGGGCGAAGTGGCTGCCGCACGTCCAGGCCGCGGGGGCCGTGGACGGGGCGGGCAGCCGACGGCTGATCGGCGCCGACACCCGCGAGCTGGAGAACCTGCTCGGGGCTCGGCTGACCGGTCGCCCGCGGTTCCATCCGCATGCGACGCCGCTGCCCGACGAGCCGCACATCGTCGTCGTCCTCGACGGCGTCTCCCTTCCCCCCGACTCGGTGCTGGCCAACGCGGAGGGCCTCCAGGGCGTGACGGTCCTCGAGATCGTCCCCGGTGAACTCTCGGGAGCGGGCGGTGAGCTGGACATCGTCGTACAGCCGGGCGCGCTGCGGCTGGAGTCGGGGAACGGCGCCGTCTACGAGGGGACGCCCGACGCGCTCTCCCCCGAGTCCGCGGAGGCGCTCGCCCGGCAGCTCGCCCCGCTGCGGATGGCCTCCGGCGGGGACGACGACGAACCGCTGCTGGCCAACCTGGAGTTCACCGATCTGCTGAACCTCGGGGACGCGGCGTCCGTGGACACGCGGCGCACCTGGCGGCCGCGTTCGCTGGCGGAGCGGCTGCGGGTGCCGATCGGGGTGGGCGAGGACGGCCGTCCGGTGATGCTGGACCTGAAGGAGGCGGCGCAGGAGGGCATGGGTCCGCACGGTCTGTGCGTGGGCGCGACGGGTTCCGGCAAGTCCGAGCTCCTGCGCACCCTGGTGCTGGGCCTGGCGGTCACCCATTCCTCGGAGACCCTGAACTTCGTCCTCGCCGACTTCAAGGGCGGTGCGACCTTCGCCGGCATGGCGCAGATGCCGCACGTTGCGGCCGTGATCACCAACCTGGCGGACGATCTGACGCTGGTGGACCGGATGGGCGACTCCATCCGGGGCGAGCTCAACCGCCGTCAGGAGCTGCTGCGGGACGCGGGCAACTACGCCAACATCCACGACTACGAGAAGGCGCGGGCCGCGGGAGCCGCCCTTCAGCCGATCCCTTCCCTGGTGCTGGTGATCGACGAGTTCAGCGAACTGCTCACGGCGAAGCCCGACTTCATCGAGATGTTCGTCCAGATCGGCCGGATCGGCCGCTCGCTCGGCGTCCATCTGCTGCTGGCCTCGCAGCGCCTGGAAGAGGGCCGGCTGCGGGGTCTGGAGACCTATCTGTCGTACCGCGTCGGCCTGCGCACCTTCTCGGCGGCGGAGTCCCGGGCGGCGCTGGGCGTGCCCGACGCCTACTCCCTGCCGAACGTGCCGGGTTCCGGCTTCCTGAAGTTCGGCACGGACGAGATGGTGCGGTTCAAGGCGGCGTACGTGTCCGGCGTCTACCGCTCGGGCGGTCAGCGGACCGCGCCGGGCGGCGGCCCACTGCCGGTGGACCGGCGGCCGGTGTTGTTCACCTCGGCGGAGGTGCCGGTGCGCTACGCGGCGGTGCCGGCGCCCCGCGCCTCCGGTGACGCGGAGGTGGACGACGCGCTGGCGGACACCGTGCTCGACGTGATCGTGCGCCGGCTGGAGGCGCAGGGTCCGGCGGCGCACCAGGTGTGGCTGCCGCCGCTGGACAGTCCGCCATCGCTGGACGCGCTGCTGCCGGGGCTCACGGCGGTGCCGGGCCGCGGCCTCACCCAGCCCGGTTACGAGGGTGCGGGCCGGCTGGTCGTGCCCGTGGGTCTGGTGGACAAGCCCTTCGAGCAGCGCCGTGACTCGCTGTGGGCGGACTTCTCCGGCGCCGCCGGCCATATGCAGATCGTCGGCGGCCCGCAGTCCGGCAAGTCGACCCTGCTGCGCTCGCTGATCTGCTCCTTCGCCCTCACCCACACGCCGGCCGAGGTCCAGTTCTACGGCCTCGACTTCGGTGGCGGCGGGATGGCGTCGGTGGCCGGGCTGCCGCATGTGGGCGGAGTCGCCTCCCGGCTCGACCCGGAGCGGGTGCGGCGCACGGTGGCCGAGGTGTACGGCGTGCTGACCCGCCGCGAGGAGTACTTCCGCTCGGCCGGGATCCCGTCGATCGCGGAGTTCCGGGCCAGGCGCGCCCGGGGGGACATCTCGGTCACGGACCAGCCCTGGGGCGATGTGTTCCTGGTCATCGACGGGTGGGGCAACTTCCGCGCGGACTACGAGGCCCTGGACCAGATCGTCCACGAGATCGCGGCGCGCGGCCTCGGCTACGGCGTCCACCTGGTCCTGACGGCCTCGCGTTCGATGGAGGTCAGGGCCGCTCTCAAGGACCACCTGATGAACCGCCTGGAACTGCGGCTCGGCGACACGATGGACTCCGAGATCGACCGCAAGGTCGCCGCGAACGTCCCGGCGGGCGTTCCGGGACGTGGCCAGTCGCCGCAGAAACTGCACTTCATGACGGCGGTGCCCCGGATCGACGGTCTCGCCTCCGACACGGACCTCGCCGACGCCACGCAGGCGCTGACCGCGGAGGTCTCCCGGCAGTGGCAGGCGGCGCCCGCACCCGAAGTACGGCTGCTGCCGAGGGAGTTCCCGGCCGGGTCGCTGCCGCCGGGCGGCCGCTTCCCGCAACGCGGGGTGGCCTTCGCCCTCGACGAGGACCGTCTCGAGCCGGTCTACGTCGACTTCGAACAGGATCCGTTCTTCCTCGTCTTCGGCGAGAGCGAGTCCGGCAAGTCGAACCTGCTGCGGCTGCTGATCAAGCAGTTGACGGAGCGTTACTCGGGCGACGAGTGCAAGCTGTTCGTGGTGGACAACCGGCGCTCCCTGCTGGACGTGACGCCTGATTCCCACCTGGCCGAATACATCCCGATGTCCAACTCCATGGACCACCACATGGCCGCGCTGGCCGACCTGATGAAGCGCCGGGCCCCGACGGCCGAGGTGACGGCACGGCAACTCCGGGACCGGAGCTGGTGGCGCGGACCGACGGTGTTCGTGGTCGTCGACGACTACGACCTCGTGGCGACGTCGAGCGGCAATCCACTGGCGGGCCTGACGGAGCTGTTGCCGTTCGCCCGGGACGTCGGGGTGCGGTTCATCGTCGCGCGGTCGACGGCGGGCGCGGGGCGGGCGTCGTACGAGGCGTTCATGCAGCGCATCAAGGAACTGGGCGCCCAGGGCGTCGTGCTGGCAGGCGACCCCGGAGAGGGCGACCTCCTCGGGGGCGTACGGCCTCGTCCGATGCCCGCGGGGCGGGGGGTCTTCGTGTCCCGGCGACGGGGGAAGCCGTTGGTGCAGGTGGGGTGGGTGCCGGAGGAAGGCTAG
- a CDS encoding DUF397 domain-containing protein, whose protein sequence is MADAEDTELKARKERERDELYALDISGVEWQCAPGTEEHEERVEIAYLPEGAVAMRSSLDPATVLRYTEAEWRAFVLGARDGEFDLEPAPADGGSAAQ, encoded by the coding sequence ATGGCCGATGCCGAGGACACGGAACTCAAGGCGCGCAAGGAACGGGAGCGGGACGAGCTGTACGCGCTCGACATCTCCGGCGTCGAGTGGCAGTGCGCGCCGGGCACCGAGGAGCACGAGGAGCGGGTCGAGATCGCCTACCTGCCGGAGGGGGCGGTCGCGATGAGGTCCTCGCTCGACCCGGCGACGGTACTGCGCTACACGGAGGCGGAGTGGCGGGCCTTCGTGCTCGGCGCCCGGGACGGCGAGTTCGACCTCGAGCCGGCGCCGGCCGACGGGGGCTCCGCCGCGCAGTAG
- the rpsO gene encoding 30S ribosomal protein S15, with amino-acid sequence MPLDAATKKQLITEFGQKEGDTGSPEVQVAMLSRRISDLTEHLKTHKHDHHSRRGLLILVGQRRRLLQYLAKKDIQRFRALVDRLGIRRGAAGAK; translated from the coding sequence GTGCCGCTCGATGCCGCTACGAAGAAGCAGCTCATCACGGAGTTCGGCCAGAAGGAGGGCGACACCGGCTCCCCCGAGGTCCAGGTCGCCATGCTCTCGCGCCGGATCTCGGACCTGACCGAGCACCTCAAGACGCACAAGCACGACCACCACTCCCGTCGTGGTCTGCTGATCCTGGTCGGTCAGCGTCGCCGCCTGCTGCAGTACCTCGCCAAGAAGGACATCCAGCGCTTCCGTGCGCTGGTCGACCGCCTCGGCATCCGCCGCGGTGCGGCGGGCGCCAAGTAG
- a CDS encoding WXG100 family type VII secretion target, protein MSGAHYEELAVTYGTMDALATELGDQARKLEEDLEALRQAVLNVSAGWGGEAFQQFQSKSEEWNKHARGIHAALVQISHQVHGAGGDYRGGDLKGASYFM, encoded by the coding sequence ATGTCCGGAGCCCATTACGAGGAACTCGCCGTCACCTACGGCACGATGGACGCGCTCGCCACCGAGCTCGGCGACCAGGCCAGGAAGCTCGAGGAAGACCTCGAGGCGCTGCGCCAGGCCGTGCTCAACGTGTCCGCGGGATGGGGCGGCGAGGCGTTCCAGCAGTTCCAGAGCAAGAGCGAAGAGTGGAACAAGCACGCCCGTGGCATCCACGCGGCACTGGTCCAGATCTCGCACCAGGTCCACGGTGCCGGCGGTGACTACCGCGGCGGCGACCTGAAGGGCGCCAGCTACTTCATGTAG